A genomic window from Salvia miltiorrhiza cultivar Shanhuang (shh) chromosome 5, IMPLAD_Smil_shh, whole genome shotgun sequence includes:
- the LOC130986342 gene encoding transcription factor HBP-1b(c38)-like: MHSFKSAVTQAIALTSSDVYCHSQSPFYLRGEEGGRNGARFSDLGELEQSAGNGFHHDDAVNLSRSSMYNDLKASNVSVVSSNLQFGGLNNSLGSAEMVSSATGVDSGQFMSHKGTIVGLCGGGGGGGGAMGNGQFENWGDSGVVADHSQQTDTSTDTDDKNQYPGVHNERLMGVDSMDQLNGKIGDQKALRRLAQNREAARKSRMRKKAYVQQLENSRLKLTQLEQELKKVRQQGMFAASGFHADNSLGGNGALAFDIDYARWLDEHHRLINDLRTAVNSHVGDSELRLLVEGVMSHYDEIFRLKSVGAKSDVFHMLSGMWKTPAERCFMWLGGFRCSEVLKILGNQIEPLTDQQLVAMCNLQQSSQQAEDALSQGMEALQQSLVETLSSNTLAPRNSANVADYMGQMAIAMSKLATLENFLHQADLLRQQTLQQLQRILTTRQAARALLAISDYRSRLRALSSLWLARPKE; the protein is encoded by the exons ATGCATAGCTTCAAGTCTGCTGTAACACAGGCTATTGCTCTCACCAGCTCTGACGTGTATTGCCATTCTCAGTCACCCTTTTACCTCAG GGGTGAAGAAGGTGGTAGAAATGGGGCACGCTTTTCGGATCTTGGGGAGCTTGAGCAGTCTGCTGGAAATGGGTTTCATCATGATGATGCGGTTAACTTAAGCAGAA GTTCCATGTACAATGATTTGAAGGCAAGCAATGTTTCTGTTGTGTCTAGTAACTTGCAGTTTGGTGGGCTCAACAAC AGTTTGGGTTCAGCAGAGATGGTTTCATCAGCAACCGGTGTTGACTCAGGCCAGTTCATGTCACACAAGGGGACAATTGTGGGGCTCTGCGGTGGTggcggaggcggtggtggtgcTATGGGAAATGGTCAGTTTGAAAACTGGGGTGATTCAGGGGTAGTGGCGGATCACAGCCAGCAGACTGACACTTCTACAGACACGGATGACAAAAACCAG TATCCTGGAGTGCACAATGAAAGATTGATGGGTGTGGACTCAATGGACCAATTGAATGGGAAAATCGGAGACCAAAAG GCATTGCGTAGGCTAGCTCAGAATCGTGAAGCGGCGAGGAAGAGCCGAATGAGAAAAAAA GCCTACGTTCAACAGCTTGAGAATAGTCGGTTAAAGCTCACACAACTAGAGCAGGAGCTGAAAAAAGTACGGCAGCAG GGGATGTTTGCTGCATCTGGCTTTCATGCAGATAATTCTCTAGGTGGAAATG GGGCTTTGGCATTTGACATAGATTATGCGAGATGGCTTGATGAACATCATCGACTGATTAATGATCTCAGAACCGCTGTAAATTCTCATGTGGGTGACAGTGAACTCCGTCTTCTTGTTGAAGGCGTGATGTCTCATTATGATGAGATATTCCGGCTCAAGAGTGTTGGTGCAAAATCGGATGTCTTTCACATGCTCTCTGGCATGTGGAAGACTCCTGCTGAGAGGTGCTTCATGTGGTTGGGCGGTTTTCGCTGCTCCGAGGTTCTCAAG ATACTCGGAAATCAAATCGAGCCTTTAACAGATCAGCAGTTGGTGGCGATGTGCAACTTGCAGCAATCTTCCCAACAGGCTGAGGATGCCTTGTCTCAAGGGATGGAAGCTCTGCAACAATCGCTCGTCGAGACACTTTCCTCAAACACCCTCGCCCCTCGTAACTCTGCCAACGTGGCCGACTACATGGGGCAGATGGCCATTGCCATGAGCAAGCTTGCCACACTTGAGAATTTCCTTCATCAG GCCGACCTCCTGAGACAGCAGACATTGCAACAACTGCAACGAATACTAACAACCCGTCAAGCTGCTCGTGCTCTTCTTGCCATCAGTGATTACAGATCAAGGCTCCGGGCTCTGAGCTCTTTGTGGCTAGCACGCCCTAAGGAATGA